The following are encoded together in the Pygocentrus nattereri isolate fPygNat1 chromosome 3, fPygNat1.pri, whole genome shotgun sequence genome:
- the cd83 gene encoding CD83 antigen — MHYTGVLSLFLLSLAVREHSASGEHEALSVCGGDAVLRCLAATEPGVRYQSVIWYKVSEAPSHKLTGLVLKRLTQNNGTIQRYRGLMREVELLEGSQSLLLPNVTVEDAGTYLCFLSAPLGHQNQQREIHLRVYEQPKDDAGKYEESDTFYLVLAITLLIAALLMFYVSYICLRNTLISHKDKFSKDARLKTTQKMKHLIVSLESKGVVSKISAQEYV, encoded by the exons ATGCACTACACTGGAGTACTGAGCCTGTTTCTCCTCTCACTCG CTGTCCGAGAGCACAGCGCCAGCGGGGAGCATGAAGCGCTGTCCGTCTGCGGGGGGGACGCAGTTTTGCGCTGTTTGGCAGCGACTGAGCCCGGTGTGCGCTACCAGTCTGTCATATGGTACAAG GTCAGCGAGGCTCCCTCTCACAAGTTAACTGGTCTAGTGCTGAAGAGGCTGACACAAAATAACGGCACTATTCAAAGATACAGAGGTTTGATGCGGGAGGTGGAGCTGCTGGAGGGTTCACAGAGCCTTCTCCTGCCCAACGTGACTGTGGAGGATGCTGGGACATACCTCTGCTTTCTCTCCGCTCCTCTCGGCCATCAGAACCAGCAGAGAGAGATTCACCTCAGGGTCTATG AACAACCCAAAGATGACGCAGGAAAATATGAAGAAAGTGATACATTTTATCTGGTGCTGGCCATCACTTTACTtatagcagcactgctgatgtTCTATGTTAGTTAT ATTTGTCTAAGGAATACACTAATCAGCCACAAAGACAAGTTCTCAAAAGATGCTCGACTAAAGACAACTCAGAAGATGAAGCACCTCATCGTTAGCTTGGAATCAAAAGGAGTTGTTTCGAAGATTTCAGCCCAGGAATATGTGTGA
- the zgc:113232 gene encoding collagen alpha-1(I) chain: MAGSWVKVWAVSLSSVLLLCVLHSEAQQDYSGQHSGDEHTYEGSLVDGHDQQSGYPKPVDYSPEPTHIYEDEQTASAYDPYGPAPTVVTMITEESYPYATTSETYDYAKEVTTLTTEVPYGEASLGEEEGPTECDCEPGEPGFAGFAGPKGSRGLQGKQGFPGAQGREGYKGTKGVRGQGGDAGPVGDPGPDGEDGGSGFSGTMGLPGLPGDPGERGELGLKGEVGMTGPRGGVGLLGQTGSVGPIGPPGTAGRKGIKGSLGKPGKQGPAGRQGAKGQTGAPGFSGDIGEPGYIGYPGIPGDRGVPGPKGEKGLSGLPGSDGEPGEDGPLGVPGVVGSPGPFGPKGLKGDRGESGRPGRVGARGPLGDRGDAGIPGKPGPKGLQGQPGAKGETGPDGIKGETGRKGSKGVKGEKGSSGSRGDKGQQGEKGYLGSVGPVGRVGPPGIPGPRGDLGPIGDQGVKGQSGPKGEPGQPGPGLTDEQVLQLCRGVVTAQISQYAASIRAKCTQGCPVNNRTLIGPPGMQGPPGSPGKPGKAGKAGAKGARGPQGVRGVQGQKGAEGDRGVKGQKGQQGNTGQGLPGPDGHQGLRGLPGHPAEPRNGLEGPPGPRGFPGRVGQPGMAGDAGVPGVCEARDCSIHAPVVQKEQGLVKGPLSPKI; encoded by the exons GTGTGGGCTGTGTCTCTAAgctctgtgctgctgctgtgtgtgctACATTCTGAGGCCCAGCAGGACTACTCTGGTCAGCACTCAG GTGATGAGCATACATATGAAGGCTCCTTAGTAGATGGACATGATCAACAGTCTGGATACCCGAAGCCAG TGGACTATTCTCCAGAGCCCACTCACATCTATGAAGATGAACAGACCGCATCTGCATATGACCCTTATGGCCCTGCTCCCACAGTGGTCACCATGATCACAGAGGAGTCCTACCCTTACGCCACCACCTCAGAGACATACGACTATGCCAAAGAAGTAACCACCCTGACCACTGAGGTCCCTTATGGCGAGGCTTCTctgggagaggaggagggaccCACTGAGTGTGACTGTGAGCCAGGCGAACCTGGGTTTGCTGGCTTTGCTGGTCCTAAG GGATCCAGAGGACTGCAGGGAAAACAAGGATTTCCAGGGGCCCAAGGAAGGGAG GGTTACAAAGGAACCAAAGGTGTTCGAGGACAGGGAGGAGACGCAGGCCCTGTG GGTGACCCAGGGCCTGATGGAGAGGACGGTGGATCTGGTTTCTCTGGCACAATG GGCTTGCCAGGGCTACCTGGAGACCCaggtgagagaggagagcttGGATTGAAG GGTGAAGTTGGTATGACGGGCCCTCGTGGAGGAGTTGGACTTCTAGGACAGACG GGCTCAGTTGGTCCAATTGGCCCTCCAGGAACTGCAGGACGTAAAGGCATCAAG GGATCCCTTGGGAAACCTGGGAAACAAGGGCCTGCAGGACGACAGGGAGCAAAG GGTCAGACTGGAGCACCTGGCTTCTCTGGAGACATCGGGGAACCAGGCTACATT GGTTATCCTGGAATACCTGGAGACAGAGGAGTGCCCGGCCCAAAG GGTGAGAAAGGTCTTAGCGGCTTGCCAGGAAGTGATGGTGAGCCTGGCGAAGAT GGGCCTCTAGGAGTTCCAGGAGTTGTTGGATCACCTGGGCCATTTGGACCAAAG GGCTTGAAAGGGGATCGTGGGGAGAGCGGACGTCCTGGGAGAGTAGGCGCCAGG GGCCCACTAGGGGACAGAGGAGATGCTGGAATTCCAGGAAAGCCAGGCCCAAAAGGCCTGCAAGGCCAGCCT GGTGCCAAAGGAGAAACTGGACCAGATGGCATTAAG gGAGAAACAGGAAGAAAAGGTTCTAAAGGGGTTAAAGGAGAAAAG GGAAGTTCAGGCTCTCGCGGTGACAAAGGCCAG cAAGGAGAGAAAGGCTATCTCGGGTCTGTTGGGCCGGTCGGTCGTGTGGGACCCCCTGGTATTCCAGGCCCCAGAGGTGACCTTGGTCCTATTGGAGACCAGGGAGTGAAAGGACAGAGTGGACCAAAGGGAGAGCCAGGTCAACCT GGTCCTGGGCTGACCGATGAGCAGGTTCTGCAACTGTGCCGAGGTGTGGTAACTGCACAGATCTCACAGTATGCTGCCTCTATTCGGGCTAAGTGTACACAGGGCTGTCCTGTCAACAACCGCACCCTAATTGGGCCTCCAGGGATGCAAGGACCCCCTGGATCTCCAGGCAAACCT GGTAAAGCTGGCAAAGCTGGAGCTAAAGGAGCTAGAGGACCTCAGGGCGTGAGAGGTGTACAGGGACAGAAAGGagcagagggagacagag GTGTAAAAGGTCAGAAAGGACAGCAGGGCAACACTGGCCAAGGACTTCCTGGGCCCGATGGTCACCAAGGTCTCAGAG GCTTACCTGGCCATCCAGCAGAGCCTAGAAATGGACTTGAGGGACCTCCAGGCCCTCGTGGGTTCCCAGGTCGTGTGGGTCAGCCGGGTATGGCTGGGGATGCAGGCGTACCAGGTGTTTGTGAGGCACGGGACTGTAGCATTCATGCACCTGTTGTACAAAAGGAGCAGGGCCTGGTAAAGGGCCCTCTCAGTCCCAAAATCTGA